The Micavibrio sp. TMED2 genome includes a window with the following:
- a CDS encoding mechanosensitive ion channel protein MscS — protein MQTAIDQAITLITEYGLDVVGAIVILVLGLIVSGWVSRAVRSGLSRVKSVDSMLRGFFASMAKYFVIAITLIAVLERFGVETTSFVAVLGAAGLAIGLALQGTLSNVAAGVMLLLFRPFKVGDYVEVAGLSGTVADVSLFTTELTTPDNVQIVTPNSDIWGTAIKNFSHHATRRVQLIVGIGYGDDMDKAIEVIKGVISAEERIHAEPAPFVAVSNLGDSSVDITIRVWCDAANFWPLSFTLPKAVKEAFDKNDISIPFPQRDVHMYQVAAS, from the coding sequence ATGCAAACCGCCATTGATCAGGCCATTACCCTGATCACCGAATACGGCCTCGATGTGGTCGGTGCCATCGTCATTCTGGTCCTTGGCCTTATCGTCTCAGGCTGGGTCAGCCGCGCTGTCCGCAGCGGCCTCAGCCGGGTCAAGAGCGTCGACAGCATGCTGCGCGGTTTCTTCGCCAGCATGGCAAAATATTTCGTCATCGCCATCACGCTGATCGCGGTACTTGAGCGCTTCGGCGTTGAGACGACCAGCTTCGTTGCCGTCCTCGGTGCTGCCGGCCTCGCCATCGGTCTCGCCCTGCAGGGCACCCTGTCGAATGTGGCCGCCGGCGTGATGCTGCTGCTGTTCCGCCCGTTCAAAGTTGGCGATTACGTCGAAGTAGCTGGCCTGTCAGGTACGGTTGCAGACGTTTCCCTGTTCACCACCGAACTGACCACCCCGGATAATGTCCAGATTGTCACCCCTAACTCCGACATCTGGGGCACCGCCATCAAGAACTTCTCACACCATGCAACCCGCCGGGTTCAACTGATCGTCGGCATCGGCTATGGTGACGACATGGACAAGGCAATCGAGGTGATCAAGGGCGTCATCAGCGCCGAAGAGCGCATCCATGCTGAACCGGCCCCATTCGTTGCGGTCTCCAATCTCGGTGACAGCTCAGTCGATATCACCATTCGGGTCTGGTGTGATGCCGCCAATTTCTGGCCACTGAGCTTCACCCTGCCGAAAGCGGTCAAGGAAGCCTTCGATAAGAACGATATCTCGATCCCGTTCCCACAACGCGATGTGCATATGTATCAGGTCGCAGCATCATAA
- a CDS encoding 3-deoxy-D-manno-octulosonate cytidylyltransferase produces MTDFQATQPPSQIAPSVAIIIPARYGSSRFPGKPMAPIAGVPMLERVWRIARAVPHVGQVIVATDDQRIVDLVTGFGGYAVMTPESCRNGTERSLAAINQMADKPDIILNLQGDAVLTPPWILEALVNAMLANPDLPMATPATRMSAAQVDDLVASKADGQVGGTTVTFDYTGRALYFSKRVIPFIRGTHDAPPVYRHIGLYAYRQATLERLCQLQPGPLETVEQLEQLRALENGIPIQVVTVDYRGRTHWSVDAPDDVTMVEKLIAEEGELVETT; encoded by the coding sequence ATGACTGATTTTCAAGCAACCCAGCCCCCCTCACAGATCGCACCATCCGTCGCTATCATTATCCCGGCCCGTTATGGCTCATCCCGTTTTCCCGGCAAGCCGATGGCACCGATTGCTGGTGTGCCGATGCTGGAGCGGGTCTGGCGCATCGCCCGTGCCGTGCCCCATGTGGGTCAGGTGATCGTGGCAACCGATGACCAGCGGATTGTCGATCTGGTCACCGGTTTCGGCGGCTATGCGGTGATGACCCCCGAGAGCTGCCGCAATGGCACCGAACGGTCGCTGGCCGCCATCAACCAGATGGCTGACAAGCCGGATATTATTCTGAACCTTCAGGGGGATGCCGTGCTGACCCCGCCCTGGATTCTGGAAGCGCTGGTCAATGCCATGCTGGCCAATCCCGATCTGCCCATGGCCACCCCGGCCACCCGCATGAGCGCGGCGCAGGTCGATGATCTCGTCGCATCGAAAGCCGACGGACAGGTCGGCGGTACCACCGTCACCTTCGATTATACCGGTCGCGCGCTGTATTTCTCGAAACGGGTGATCCCGTTCATCCGGGGTACGCATGATGCACCGCCGGTTTACCGCCATATCGGCCTCTATGCCTATCGCCAGGCGACCCTTGAGCGCCTGTGTCAGTTGCAGCCCGGCCCGCTGGAGACCGTGGAACAGCTGGAACAGCTCCGGGCGCTGGAAAACGGTATTCCGATACAGGTGGTCACCGTGGATTATCGCGGTCGCACCCACTGGTCGGTGGATGCGCCCGATGACGTAACCATGGTTGAGAAACTGATCGCCGAGGAAGGCGAACTGGTTGAAACCACTTGA
- a CDS encoding alkene reductase — MTDAHNSVLFETVAFGSIKSANRVLMAPLTRNRANPDGTPGDLAAEYYTQRAGAGVIITEATQISPFGKGYLNTPGIHSPEQVAKWRETTEAVHAAGGKIVLQLWHVGRISHTSLLPNGEQPMAPSAIRAKSQTFIETGMTDVSEPRAMTVEDIKTTIGQYRQAAENAKAAGFDGVEVHGANGYLLDQFLRDGSNKRSDSYGGPVENRIRLLDEVVEAVVDVLGADRVGVRLSPTGGFNDMSDSNPTETFVAAAKALGRYGLAYLHVVEKFPGEEQTAENKTVIKAVRAAWSGAYIANGDYDADEAAAAIRDGHATAVAFGRPFIANPDLPKRFKLAADLNEPDQQTFYGGNEKGYTDYPALADEQAA; from the coding sequence ATGACTGACGCGCATAATTCTGTGCTTTTCGAGACTGTTGCCTTTGGCTCTATCAAATCTGCCAACCGGGTGCTGATGGCCCCATTGACCCGCAACCGGGCCAATCCCGACGGTACGCCCGGTGATCTCGCCGCCGAATATTACACCCAGCGGGCCGGGGCCGGTGTGATTATCACCGAGGCGACGCAGATCAGCCCTTTCGGTAAGGGATACCTCAATACGCCCGGTATTCATTCACCCGAACAGGTTGCCAAATGGCGCGAGACTACCGAGGCGGTCCATGCCGCCGGTGGCAAGATCGTGCTCCAGCTCTGGCATGTGGGCCGGATCAGCCATACCTCACTGCTGCCGAATGGTGAGCAACCGATGGCCCCCTCGGCTATTCGGGCCAAGTCCCAGACCTTTATCGAGACGGGCATGACCGATGTATCCGAACCGCGCGCCATGACCGTTGAGGATATCAAAACGACAATCGGGCAATATCGTCAGGCTGCCGAGAATGCCAAGGCGGCGGGGTTTGACGGCGTCGAGGTTCACGGTGCCAATGGTTATCTGCTCGATCAGTTCCTGCGTGATGGCAGCAACAAGCGCAGTGACAGCTATGGCGGTCCGGTTGAAAACCGCATCCGGTTGCTGGATGAGGTGGTCGAGGCCGTGGTTGATGTGCTTGGCGCTGACCGGGTCGGTGTCCGCCTGTCGCCGACCGGCGGTTTCAACGATATGAGTGACAGCAACCCGACCGAAACCTTTGTCGCCGCAGCCAAGGCGCTTGGTCGCTACGGCCTTGCCTATCTGCATGTGGTCGAGAAATTCCCCGGAGAGGAACAAACTGCTGAGAACAAGACGGTGATCAAGGCGGTGCGGGCGGCATGGTCCGGTGCCTATATCGCCAATGGCGATTATGATGCCGATGAGGCGGCAGCGGCGATCAGGGATGGTCATGCGACAGCCGTTGCTTTCGGTCGGCCGTTTATTGCTAACCCGGATCTGCCCAAACGCTTCAAACTGGCGGCTGACCTCAATGAACCGGATCAGCAGACCTTCTATGGTGGCAATGAGAAGGGCTATACCGATTATCCGGCACTGGCGGATGAACAGGCCGCATAA